A DNA window from uncultured Methanoregula sp. contains the following coding sequences:
- the trmY gene encoding tRNA (pseudouridine(54)-N(1))-methyltransferase TrmY, with the protein MTAFAIIGHRARTDGEFSLNDLPGSGGRMDVLCRCVNASLFLSHDLRRDVDCYLVLPSEPKGPKTIKFSGATVCSLSPDERSAGALIKKVIDTPCGNEFREAAQGVFIRKGGLERLLADHRFAVLDEKGTDVRGSAELPDAYLLSDHLNFTEEEEALIQECPRFSVGPKCLHADHTITVLHNELDRRSC; encoded by the coding sequence ATGACTGCATTTGCGATAATCGGGCACCGTGCCCGGACGGACGGGGAATTTTCGCTCAATGATTTACCTGGAAGCGGGGGCCGGATGGATGTCCTCTGCCGGTGCGTGAATGCCTCGCTCTTCCTCTCGCACGATCTCCGCAGGGATGTGGACTGCTATCTCGTCCTCCCTAGTGAACCCAAAGGGCCAAAAACCATAAAATTCTCAGGGGCTACTGTCTGTTCGCTCTCCCCGGATGAGCGGAGTGCCGGTGCCCTGATAAAGAAGGTTATCGACACTCCCTGCGGCAATGAATTCCGCGAGGCCGCCCAGGGAGTATTTATCCGGAAAGGCGGACTGGAACGACTCCTTGCCGACCACCGGTTCGCGGTGCTTGATGAGAAGGGAACCGATGTGCGGGGATCTGCGGAGCTTCCGGACGCGTACCTCCTTTCCGATCACCTGAACTTCACGGAGGAAGAGGAGGCGCTCATACAGGAATGCCCGCGATTCTCGGTAGGGCCGAAATGTCTCCACGCGGATCATACGATTACTGTATTGCACAATGAACTGGACAGGAGGAGTTGCTAA